From a region of the Myxococcota bacterium genome:
- a CDS encoding MaoC family dehydratase, producing MAQEFHSAEALEQAVGQSLGTSDWVSIAQSRINQFAEATDDHQWIHVDVERAKAGPFGAPIAHGYLTLSLVNKFLPELIVVPTATMGVNYGCNKVRFPAPVPVDSRIRAHGEIAGVDKVPGGVQVVVRVSVEIEGGSKPACVAETVSRFLFE from the coding sequence CAGCGCCGAAGCCTTGGAACAGGCGGTCGGTCAGAGCCTCGGTACCAGTGACTGGGTGTCGATCGCCCAGTCGCGCATCAACCAGTTCGCCGAGGCCACGGATGATCACCAGTGGATCCACGTCGATGTCGAACGCGCCAAGGCGGGCCCGTTCGGAGCGCCGATCGCCCACGGCTACCTCACGCTCTCGCTCGTCAACAAGTTCCTGCCCGAGTTGATCGTGGTGCCCACGGCGACCATGGGTGTCAACTACGGCTGCAACAAGGTGCGCTTCCCGGCACCGGTGCCCGTCGACTCGCGAATCCGTGCCCACGGTGAGATCGCCGGCGTCGACAAGGTGCCCGGCGGCGTCCAGGTGGTCGTTCGCGTGAGTGTCGAGATCGAGGGCGGTTCGAAGCCCGCGTGTGTGGCCGAGACCGTCAGCCGCTTCTTGTTCGAATGA
- a CDS encoding thioesterase family protein, with product MSHPSNSNSLALYERDADRFVPTRLARGPWHNDSQHGGPVQGLLARCVQEHPSERPMQVVRFTCDLWRAAAFEPLTVSVRTLRDGKAAEWLEAELRHGDQVAARATALRLREEDVPATPDSTPHPLGDLEDASSPIRWLGTSGERDEITDFVNAIELRPVEDFIRPAAWLRLRVPLVAGEDTTPFVAAATLCDMVYGLPIVRDVQRGNPIVAAQPFVAINVDTSLQFHRSPRGEWIGFDAEVRYGPHGAGLGRAALCDEDGALGYAQQSLLLRDKQAPPAWESRLRRDAEEVG from the coding sequence TTGAGCCATCCCTCGAATTCGAACTCACTGGCCCTCTACGAGCGCGACGCAGATCGCTTCGTTCCCACGCGCCTCGCGCGCGGGCCCTGGCACAACGATTCCCAACACGGCGGCCCGGTGCAGGGTCTGCTCGCCCGCTGCGTGCAGGAGCACCCCTCCGAGCGCCCGATGCAGGTGGTTCGCTTCACCTGCGACCTGTGGCGAGCGGCGGCATTCGAGCCGCTGACCGTCTCGGTGCGCACCTTGCGCGACGGCAAGGCCGCGGAGTGGCTCGAAGCCGAGCTCCGCCACGGCGACCAGGTCGCCGCTCGCGCCACCGCCCTGCGCCTGCGCGAAGAGGACGTGCCCGCGACGCCCGACAGCACGCCGCACCCGCTCGGCGACCTCGAAGACGCGAGCTCCCCGATCCGCTGGCTCGGCACGAGCGGCGAGCGCGACGAGATCACCGACTTCGTGAACGCCATCGAGTTGCGCCCGGTCGAGGACTTCATTCGCCCGGCCGCATGGCTCCGCCTGCGGGTGCCGCTGGTCGCCGGCGAGGACACCACCCCCTTCGTCGCCGCCGCGACGCTCTGCGACATGGTCTATGGGCTCCCGATCGTGCGCGATGTGCAACGCGGCAATCCGATCGTCGCAGCCCAGCCCTTCGTGGCGATCAACGTCGACACGTCGCTCCAGTTCCACCGTTCCCCCCGCGGCGAGTGGATCGGCTTCGATGCCGAGGTCCGCTACGGACCCCACGGCGCCGGGCTCGGGCGTGCCGCCCTTTGCGACGAAGACGGCGCGCTCGGCTACGCCCAGCAATCTCTGCTGCTACGCGACAAGCAGGCACCGCCCGCCTGGGAATCGCGGCTGCGCCGCGACGCCGAAGAAGTCGGCTGA
- a CDS encoding thioredoxin domain-containing protein, which produces MRGKQAALAVVTLGLAALAGADPLPGATELETSLATRLVAAADARPTSAIRSQHRAPDGRPLFTNRLVLESSPYLLQHAHNPVNWYAWGDEAFAAARELGRPVLVSIGYATCHWCHVMEKESFDDLAIAEQLNRDFVAIKVDRDLRPDVDAVYLAALEALGRPVGWPVHVWVTSEGEPFFGGSYYPPRDRRGQPGLPRVLETVTALYEDPERVAEDARRWTDRVREALEAAPPADATLPEPAVLLRAAKTWQRRIDPRHGGVGTGRKLPNALPHRFLLRAPQHGDDALTSAVLRSLETMALSGLRDQVGGGFHRATRDAAWRVPEFEKSLTDNARLCLDYLEAWQASGDPFFAEVARDTGEALLRDFALAGGGFASATDAANEGRTSASEAGRFFTWTARDFRAAVGSDARAGLTPYWGIGNAAFAIGDRHILQPRRRIAAWADELAIPPERLAKEIAEGRARLLRERSARRRPLRDAKLVTAWNGLAISAFARAGFALDRPSWVDAAAAAANRVLSGRTERGALTRVQLDVARSGPAFLDDYAFLVAGLLDLYEVSAEPRWLRDALDLQRRLDAEYADPAGGYFRTARAGASPLVREKPVLDGTALPSGNGVAAQNLLRLAALTGDEAYLEAAEQSFRAFGDLLRKTPDRMPALLEALAWLQGAHQEVIVVLPEAGADAGGAEALLAVLRRVHQPQRVQVIVREGEALEANRALVSLLGGKTARDGRATAYVCENRTCRFPTPDPAEFERQLLRAPKRSG; this is translated from the coding sequence ATGAGAGGGAAGCAGGCGGCGCTCGCCGTCGTCACGCTCGGCCTGGCTGCGTTGGCGGGCGCCGATCCCCTGCCGGGAGCAACGGAGCTCGAGACGAGCCTCGCGACGCGGCTCGTCGCGGCAGCGGACGCGCGTCCGACGTCGGCGATCCGCAGCCAGCATCGTGCGCCCGACGGACGTCCGCTCTTCACGAACCGCCTGGTGCTCGAGTCGAGTCCGTATCTACTGCAGCACGCCCACAACCCGGTGAACTGGTACGCGTGGGGAGACGAGGCCTTCGCCGCCGCCCGGGAACTCGGGCGTCCGGTGCTGGTGAGCATCGGGTACGCGACCTGTCACTGGTGTCACGTGATGGAGAAGGAGTCCTTCGATGATCTGGCGATCGCCGAACAGCTGAACCGCGACTTCGTCGCGATCAAGGTCGATCGGGATCTGCGGCCGGACGTCGACGCCGTGTACCTCGCGGCCCTCGAAGCGCTCGGGCGACCGGTGGGGTGGCCGGTTCACGTGTGGGTGACGTCAGAGGGCGAGCCGTTCTTCGGGGGGAGCTACTACCCGCCGCGCGATCGGCGCGGTCAGCCGGGACTGCCGCGGGTGCTGGAGACGGTGACGGCCCTCTATGAGGACCCGGAGCGGGTCGCCGAGGACGCTCGCCGATGGACCGACCGTGTGCGCGAGGCTCTGGAAGCGGCGCCCCCGGCCGACGCGACGCTGCCCGAGCCCGCCGTTCTCCTGCGTGCCGCGAAGACCTGGCAGCGTCGAATCGATCCTCGCCACGGCGGGGTGGGAACCGGCCGCAAGCTCCCGAACGCCTTGCCCCATCGCTTTCTGCTGCGCGCCCCCCAGCACGGGGACGACGCGCTGACGAGCGCCGTGCTGCGCAGCCTCGAGACGATGGCGCTCAGCGGGCTGCGCGATCAGGTGGGGGGCGGGTTCCATCGCGCGACACGCGATGCCGCTTGGCGTGTGCCCGAGTTCGAGAAGTCGCTCACGGACAACGCCCGGCTTTGTCTCGATTACCTCGAGGCCTGGCAGGCGAGCGGTGACCCGTTCTTCGCGGAGGTGGCGCGCGACACGGGCGAGGCGCTGCTCCGCGACTTCGCGCTCGCGGGCGGCGGTTTCGCATCGGCGACGGACGCCGCCAACGAGGGGCGAACCAGTGCCTCCGAGGCAGGGCGCTTCTTTACCTGGACCGCTCGAGATTTCCGCGCCGCGGTGGGGTCCGATGCGCGAGCGGGTCTCACCCCCTATTGGGGGATCGGGAACGCGGCATTCGCGATCGGGGACCGACACATCCTGCAACCGAGGCGACGCATCGCCGCGTGGGCGGACGAACTCGCGATCCCGCCGGAACGGCTGGCGAAGGAGATCGCGGAGGGTCGGGCGCGTCTGTTGCGGGAGCGCTCGGCGCGGCGCCGTCCGCTGCGCGATGCAAAGCTCGTCACGGCGTGGAACGGATTGGCGATCTCCGCGTTTGCACGGGCTGGCTTCGCTCTCGATCGACCTTCCTGGGTCGACGCCGCGGCCGCTGCGGCGAACCGCGTCTTGTCCGGACGCACCGAGCGCGGGGCGTTGACGCGCGTGCAGCTCGACGTAGCGCGCTCCGGGCCCGCGTTCCTCGACGACTACGCCTTCCTGGTGGCCGGGCTGCTCGACTTGTACGAGGTCAGCGCGGAGCCGCGCTGGCTGCGCGACGCCCTCGACTTGCAGCGGCGGCTCGATGCGGAGTACGCGGATCCCGCCGGCGGCTACTTCCGCACGGCGCGGGCGGGCGCCTCGCCGCTCGTCCGCGAGAAACCCGTGCTCGACGGGACCGCGCTGCCCTCGGGCAATGGCGTCGCGGCCCAGAACCTGCTGCGGCTGGCCGCGCTCACGGGAGACGAGGCTTATCTCGAGGCGGCGGAGCAGAGCTTCCGCGCTTTCGGCGATCTCCTGCGGAAGACCCCGGACCGCATGCCCGCGCTGCTCGAGGCGCTCGCCTGGCTGCAGGGTGCGCATCAGGAAGTGATCGTGGTGCTTCCCGAAGCCGGGGCGGACGCCGGGGGAGCCGAGGCACTACTGGCGGTGCTGCGTCGGGTCCATCAGCCCCAGCGCGTCCAGGTGATCGTTCGCGAAGGGGAGGCGCTCGAGGCGAACCGCGCCCTCGTGTCTCTGTTGGGCGGGAAGACCGCACGGGATGGTCGCGCCACCGCCTACGTGTGCGAGAACCGCACCTGCCGGTTCCCGACCCCAGACCCGGCCGAGTTCGAGCGTCAGCTCTTGCGAGCGCCGAAGCGGTCGGGCTAA
- a CDS encoding enoyl-CoA hydratase-related protein, giving the protein MPDLLYEKRDGVATLTFNRPERRNAISPQLMVQLADAWLDFRDDPDARVAVLTGAGDTAFCAGGDLQLLMPLFTGARAPEDEWDRRLLENLDKVPVALLKPFELYKPIIAAVNGYALAGGCELLQATDIRIASTNASFGLSEVQRGLVPGGGSMVRLARQVPHCKAMEILLLGDRMPAEEALRIGLVNEVVAPEALLPRVQEIAARLAKNGPLAVQKVKEAVLRTSGVPLAEAYEIENECSAVVMASEDAREGPRAFMEKREPVFRGR; this is encoded by the coding sequence ATGCCCGACCTGCTCTACGAGAAGCGCGACGGCGTCGCGACGCTCACCTTCAATCGCCCCGAACGCCGCAACGCGATCAGTCCCCAGCTGATGGTGCAGCTCGCCGACGCCTGGCTCGACTTCCGCGACGACCCCGACGCTCGGGTCGCGGTGCTCACGGGAGCGGGCGACACCGCGTTCTGTGCCGGCGGCGACCTCCAACTATTGATGCCCTTGTTCACCGGGGCGCGCGCACCCGAGGACGAGTGGGATCGCCGGCTGCTGGAGAACCTCGACAAGGTGCCGGTCGCATTGCTCAAGCCCTTCGAGCTCTACAAGCCGATCATCGCGGCCGTGAACGGCTATGCCCTGGCGGGAGGCTGTGAGCTGCTCCAGGCCACGGACATCCGGATCGCCTCGACGAACGCGAGCTTTGGCCTGAGCGAGGTCCAGCGCGGCCTGGTGCCGGGTGGGGGCTCGATGGTGCGGCTCGCCCGGCAGGTGCCCCACTGCAAGGCGATGGAGATCCTGTTGCTCGGCGACCGCATGCCCGCCGAAGAGGCGCTGCGCATCGGGCTGGTCAACGAGGTGGTGGCGCCCGAGGCGCTGCTGCCGCGGGTACAGGAGATCGCCGCGCGCCTCGCGAAGAACGGTCCGCTGGCGGTGCAGAAGGTGAAGGAAGCGGTCCTTCGCACCAGCGGTGTACCGCTCGCCGAGGCGTACGAGATCGAGAACGAGTGCTCTGCCGTCGTGATGGCCTCGGAGGATGCGCGCGAGGGTCCGCGGGCGTTCATGGAGAAGCGGGAGCCCGTCTTCCGCGGCCGATGA
- a CDS encoding SDR family NAD(P)-dependent oxidoreductase, producing the protein MARLTQLSRSIAGRTALVTGAASGMGRATAHLFSDEGAQVAITDRDAEGLARVEREIADAGGKVAAYPFDITDVGEVGRMVEQIPNDLGPLDILVNNAGVATFSPIDAEDYLERWQQTFAVNLDAQVHLIRAGLPQLGREGAGRIVNIASTEGLGATAAGSPYTASKHGVVGLTRSLAVELGASGTTVNCICPGPIHTGMTSVIPDEAKRKFARRRVPARRYADPEEVAHMTLSLVLPAASYVNGAVIPVDGGLRVQNT; encoded by the coding sequence ATGGCCCGCTTGACCCAGTTGTCCCGCTCGATCGCCGGTCGCACCGCACTCGTCACGGGTGCCGCGAGCGGCATGGGGCGCGCGACCGCCCACCTCTTCAGCGACGAGGGCGCCCAGGTCGCGATCACCGACCGCGACGCCGAGGGCCTCGCCCGGGTGGAGCGGGAGATCGCTGACGCCGGCGGGAAGGTCGCCGCGTATCCCTTCGACATCACCGACGTGGGCGAAGTGGGCCGCATGGTCGAGCAGATCCCGAACGACCTCGGCCCCCTCGACATCCTGGTCAACAACGCGGGCGTGGCCACGTTCTCTCCGATCGATGCCGAGGACTACCTCGAGCGCTGGCAGCAAACCTTCGCCGTCAACCTCGACGCCCAGGTCCATCTGATTCGGGCGGGTCTGCCTCAGCTCGGGAGAGAAGGGGCGGGCCGCATCGTGAACATCGCCTCGACCGAGGGGCTCGGCGCGACGGCCGCCGGGAGCCCCTACACCGCCAGCAAGCACGGCGTGGTCGGGCTGACCCGCTCGCTCGCCGTCGAACTCGGCGCCTCCGGTACGACGGTGAACTGCATCTGTCCGGGACCGATTCACACGGGGATGACGTCGGTGATTCCCGACGAGGCGAAGCGCAAGTTCGCGCGCCGTCGCGTGCCGGCTCGGCGCTACGCAGACCCCGAAGAGGTCGCGCACATGACCCTCTCCCTGGTGCTGCCGGCGGCGTCCTACGTCAACGGCGCGGTGATCCCGGTAGACGGCGGTCTGCGCGTCCAGAACACCTGA
- a CDS encoding nitroreductase family protein has translation MPDPSRSAAPLDLEAQIAAVDEVLSTTRSIRRRLDFERPVEPEVLEACIDVAVQAPTGIPPESWRFLVVDAPERKRAVADCYRAALDDLVARRGGEPPKAGIRALADRLHEVPALVLVCAEGRPPADDPAFQLAFYGSVLPAAWSLMLALRARGLGSTWTTLLVQREREVAELLDIPAGVSLTVLLPVGYMRDAVLRPAARAPAQQVSFWNTWGARRGDAGTPESPGAA, from the coding sequence ATGCCCGACCCCTCTCGCTCCGCCGCGCCCCTCGACCTCGAGGCCCAGATCGCGGCGGTCGACGAAGTGCTCTCGACCACGCGCTCGATTCGGCGGCGGCTCGACTTCGAGCGACCGGTGGAACCCGAGGTGCTCGAAGCCTGTATCGATGTGGCTGTGCAGGCGCCGACGGGCATCCCGCCCGAGAGCTGGCGCTTCCTGGTGGTCGATGCTCCCGAGCGGAAACGCGCCGTCGCCGACTGCTACCGCGCGGCCCTCGACGACCTCGTGGCCCGCCGCGGCGGGGAGCCGCCGAAAGCCGGGATCCGCGCCCTCGCCGACCGCCTTCACGAGGTGCCCGCCCTGGTCCTGGTCTGCGCCGAGGGGCGCCCGCCGGCCGACGACCCGGCCTTTCAATTGGCCTTCTACGGCTCGGTGCTGCCCGCCGCCTGGTCGCTGATGCTCGCCCTGCGCGCGCGAGGCCTCGGCAGCACCTGGACGACCCTCCTGGTCCAACGCGAGCGTGAAGTCGCGGAGCTCCTCGACATCCCCGCTGGAGTCAGTCTCACGGTGCTCCTGCCCGTGGGCTACATGCGCGACGCAGTGCTGCGACCGGCCGCGCGCGCGCCGGCACAGCAGGTCTCGTTCTGGAACACCTGGGGCGCCCGACGCGGCGACGCTGGCACGCCCGAGAGCCCTGGGGCAGCCTGA
- a CDS encoding GDP-mannose 4,6-dehydratase, giving the protein MRIWVSGAAGFVGSRLRPRLEAAGHTVIGVDREVEITDPEAVRESLTSARPDAILHLAAQSSSTRSAAAPERAAQINYGGTANVLQLAREHHSQCRVVLVSSSEIYGSRSPGAEPFRETDGLAPRTPYARTKAAADLLAARYAADGLDVVRARPFNHTGPGQSPDAFVVPSFARQVAQIASGERPAALQVGNLASVRDFLDVDDVIEAYLRLLDRDVPPGAYNIASGQGRRIGDLLDDLIALAETEATIEVDPERFRPTDDSVGDASKLRAATGWEPKIPWRDTLSRVLESVASTEAPPT; this is encoded by the coding sequence GTGCGAATCTGGGTCAGCGGCGCGGCAGGTTTCGTCGGCAGCCGTCTGCGACCGCGTCTGGAGGCCGCGGGCCACACCGTGATCGGCGTGGACCGGGAGGTCGAGATCACCGACCCCGAAGCCGTCCGCGAGAGCCTGACCTCGGCCCGTCCGGATGCGATCCTGCACCTCGCCGCCCAGAGTTCGAGCACCCGCTCGGCCGCCGCGCCCGAACGCGCCGCCCAGATCAACTACGGCGGCACGGCCAACGTCCTCCAGCTGGCACGAGAACATCATTCGCAGTGCCGAGTTGTACTCGTCAGTTCGAGTGAAATCTACGGGAGTCGCTCACCCGGGGCGGAACCCTTCCGGGAGACCGACGGGCTCGCGCCGCGGACTCCCTATGCCCGGACCAAGGCGGCCGCAGACCTGCTCGCCGCCCGCTACGCCGCCGACGGCCTCGACGTCGTCCGCGCGCGCCCCTTCAACCACACGGGGCCCGGCCAGTCGCCCGACGCCTTCGTGGTCCCGAGCTTCGCCCGCCAAGTGGCCCAGATCGCCTCTGGGGAACGCCCCGCTGCGCTCCAGGTCGGCAACCTGGCCTCGGTGCGCGACTTCCTCGACGTGGACGACGTCATCGAGGCCTACCTGCGCTTGCTCGACCGCGACGTTCCGCCCGGGGCCTACAACATCGCGAGCGGCCAGGGGCGCCGGATCGGCGACCTCCTCGACGATCTGATCGCGCTCGCCGAAACCGAGGCCACGATCGAGGTCGACCCCGAACGCTTCCGACCGACCGACGACTCGGTGGGCGACGCGTCGAAGCTGCGGGCGGCGACGGGCTGGGAACCGAAGATCCCCTGGCGCGACACCCTCAGCCGCGTGCTGGAGTCGGTCGCCTCCACAGAAGCGCCACCCACGTGA
- a CDS encoding 50S ribosomal protein L11 methyltransferase — MEEQTTSPNTASARVQVFSVRAPDRACAERALAEAFAEGAAGAEEDEDGCMLRLYVPASCVGAVQDALRNQVPEVIVGSAEELQERDWSEAWKEGLAPIDVSPRLRIRSSFETSPPAPGQQELVIDPGQAFGTGGHESTALALAALDRLYAEGTGPAHVLDVGAGTGVLALAALRLGAVSAVGFDLDPLAAPACRENALENGLAAGAVWFTGPLEALAPQRRFDAVVANLLRRELEPIFADVAARLDPGAPLVLSGLLDSDAPRVAAWAEAAGLEADGRVEAVDASGVTWVALLWRRPTPARG; from the coding sequence ATGGAGGAGCAGACGACGAGTCCGAACACCGCGAGCGCGCGGGTCCAGGTGTTCTCGGTGCGCGCGCCCGACCGCGCGTGTGCCGAGCGGGCGTTGGCCGAGGCGTTCGCCGAGGGCGCGGCCGGAGCCGAGGAGGACGAGGACGGCTGCATGCTGCGACTCTACGTCCCCGCGTCCTGTGTCGGTGCCGTCCAGGACGCCCTGCGCAACCAGGTGCCCGAGGTGATCGTGGGGTCGGCCGAAGAGCTGCAGGAGCGCGACTGGTCCGAGGCCTGGAAGGAAGGGCTGGCCCCGATCGACGTGTCCCCGCGCCTGCGGATCCGCAGCTCCTTCGAGACGAGCCCGCCGGCACCGGGGCAGCAGGAACTCGTGATCGACCCGGGCCAGGCGTTCGGGACCGGCGGCCACGAGTCGACCGCCCTCGCGCTCGCCGCCCTCGACCGCCTGTACGCCGAAGGGACGGGACCCGCCCACGTTCTCGATGTCGGCGCCGGCACCGGCGTCCTGGCCCTGGCAGCGTTGCGTCTCGGCGCGGTGTCGGCGGTGGGCTTCGACCTCGACCCACTTGCCGCACCGGCGTGTCGCGAGAATGCGCTCGAGAACGGTCTCGCGGCTGGCGCAGTCTGGTTCACGGGACCCCTCGAAGCGCTGGCTCCGCAGCGCCGGTTCGATGCGGTCGTCGCCAATCTGCTGCGCCGCGAGCTCGAGCCGATCTTCGCCGACGTGGCGGCGCGCCTGGATCCCGGGGCCCCGCTGGTGCTCTCGGGATTGCTCGACAGCGATGCGCCGCGCGTCGCGGCCTGGGCCGAAGCAGCCGGGTTGGAAGCCGACGGACGCGTCGAGGCCGTCGATGCGAGTGGCGTCACGTGGGTGGCGCTTCTGTGGAGGCGACCGACTCCAGCACGCGGCTGA
- a CDS encoding aminopeptidase, which produces MTSGCYLAHLADGQMRLLLGREPVAKLLDDPTTPEDWRARLTRIEEVREEARALGLNVGERYTAFSDWPGDAVVTSVVSTRPGELEPTTRWYPIVGSVPYQGYFDPDRAEAEAQRRREDGLDVCVVPVPAYSTLGWFDDPLTGPMLRMPEARLVETVFHELVHATLFLPGEADFNEGFATFVGQEARVRFYANRGEETRERAAVERARALRGEMLALRRAIESLYAEAADPEARAERRRQLEAAARARLTVLSGLPPDEAAAWAERIRLNDACLALTGTYHADLPRWSELLRASGDDLRRMIDRVAATTEADDPRAALFGASAPGDDEATDPP; this is translated from the coding sequence ATGACGAGCGGATGCTACCTGGCCCACCTCGCGGACGGACAGATGCGGCTGCTGCTCGGCCGTGAACCCGTCGCGAAGCTGCTCGACGACCCGACCACGCCCGAGGACTGGCGCGCACGGCTCACGCGCATCGAGGAAGTGCGCGAGGAAGCCCGCGCCCTCGGCCTCAACGTCGGCGAGCGCTACACCGCCTTCTCGGATTGGCCCGGGGACGCCGTGGTCACCAGCGTCGTCTCGACCCGCCCCGGCGAGCTCGAACCCACCACCCGCTGGTACCCGATCGTGGGCAGCGTGCCCTACCAGGGTTACTTCGACCCGGATCGCGCGGAGGCCGAAGCCCAACGTCGCCGGGAGGACGGTCTCGACGTCTGCGTGGTCCCGGTGCCCGCCTATTCCACCCTGGGCTGGTTCGACGACCCCCTCACCGGTCCGATGCTTCGCATGCCCGAGGCGCGTCTCGTGGAGACGGTCTTTCATGAACTGGTGCACGCGACGCTGTTCCTGCCCGGCGAAGCCGACTTCAACGAAGGCTTCGCGACCTTCGTCGGTCAGGAAGCGCGGGTGCGCTTCTACGCGAACCGCGGCGAGGAAACCCGCGAACGCGCCGCGGTCGAGCGTGCGCGCGCACTGCGCGGCGAGATGTTGGCGTTGCGGCGCGCCATCGAATCGCTCTACGCCGAGGCCGCGGACCCGGAAGCCCGGGCCGAGCGGCGGCGCCAGCTCGAGGCCGCCGCGCGCGCACGCCTGACCGTGCTCTCCGGTCTCCCCCCAGACGAGGCCGCGGCGTGGGCCGAGCGGATCCGGTTGAACGATGCCTGCCTCGCACTCACCGGGACCTACCACGCCGACCTGCCGCGCTGGTCCGAGCTGCTCCGAGCGTCCGGCGATGACCTCCGCCGCATGATCGATCGGGTCGCCGCGACCACCGAAGCCGACGATCCACGCGCGGCACTCTTCGGCGCGAGCGCGCCCGGGGACGATGAGGCGACCGACCCGCCCTGA